A region of Malaclemys terrapin pileata isolate rMalTer1 chromosome 5, rMalTer1.hap1, whole genome shotgun sequence DNA encodes the following proteins:
- the LOC128838117 gene encoding uncharacterized protein LOC128838117 — MAFGVTSQCPPHLTGSEYGGGLGFGGVLAGHWTSRAAGPRRGAQRRLVVEQLTPRISPTQRPASPSAACRMASNYRKAGLGAAQRKKSGLKPELTEEQKQEIREAFDLFDTDGSGSIDVKELKVAMRALGFEPKKEEVKKMIADIDKEGSGTIDFEDFLAMMTQKMNEKDSKEEILKAFRLFDDDGTGKISFKNLKRVAKELGENLTDEELQEMIDEADRDGDGEVNEQEFLRIMKKTSLY, encoded by the exons ATGGCGTTCGGTGTGACCTCACAATGCCCGCCGCACCTGACTGGCTCCGAGTATGGAGGCGGACTGGGCTTCGGGGGCGTTCTCGCTGGTCATTGGACGAGCCGCGCTGCCGGACCCAGGAGAGGCGCTCAGCGTAGGTTGGTGGTAGAACAATTGACGCCCCGCATCAGCCCCACCCAGCGCCCCGCGAGCCCCAGTGCCGCGTGTCGGATG GCATCTAACTATAGAAAAGCTGGCTTGGGTGCTGCCCAGCGGAAGAAAAGTGGATTGAAACCAGAACTAACTGAAGAACAAAAGCAGGAGATCAGAGAAGCTTTTGATTTGTTTGATACTGATGGATCTGGAAGCATTGATGTAAAAGAACTGAAG GTAGCAATGCGTGCTCTAGGCTTTGAgccaaagaaagaagaagttaaaaaaaTGATAGCAGATATCGACAAAGAAGGAAGTGGCACAATTGATTTTGAAGACTTTTTGGCCATGATGACCCAAAAAATG AATGAGAAAGATTCAAAAGAAGAAATCTTGAAAGCCTTCAGATTATTTGATGATGATGGgacaggaaagatttctttcaaaaatttaaagAGAGTTGCCAAGGAGCTAGGAGAGAATTTAACAGATGAAGAATTGCAG GAAATGATTGATGAAGCTGATCGAGATGGAGATGGAGAAGTAAATGAGCAAGAATTTTTGAGAATCATGAAGAAGACAAGCCTATATTAA